The proteins below are encoded in one region of Gallus gallus isolate bGalGal1 chromosome 12, bGalGal1.mat.broiler.GRCg7b, whole genome shotgun sequence:
- the LOC770702 gene encoding dapper homolog 3-like isoform X1 gives MSSARSAVGARRDPRLHAAPPRTATPRLRAASNAPRAPAARGRGGRVGLSGRCAPRGGGGWNPEPVGSRGQPAGRDPAAPHHASPPPAHAEPRPGEGAVRGTNAARPGSGGAVRGLGGRFALRRGPRHADGRSPSARGEPARSRRPLGLRRARQTPQEGGERPARRGRAFRARRAPPPPSRRLQRRCPPAPPRPRKSRAEEESPGRRRPSAATSGRCRPAGPRCSSTRRHVAAPGALPAAATHRPHRARPHGVLTVPPAASHGAQPRAVPTAAAGSLGRPACPCHPWLAVPVLLGPVVAAAPLAVLQPLASLAAAPPLAVLQPPAPFATPPLAVLQPPASFAAASSPQQPRLPAGRSRAGSPERAV, from the exons ATGTCCTCCGCCAGAAGCGCCGTCGGTGCCCGACGCGACCCCCGGCTCCACGCGGCACCACCGCGCACCGCAACCCCGCGGCTGAGAGCGGCGTCCAACGCTCCTCGAGCtccggcagcgcggggccgcggtGGGCGCGTGGGGCTGAGCGGCCGTTGCGCTCCTCGCGGCGGGGGCGGTTGGAACCCGGAGCCAGTCGGGAGCCGCGGGCAGCCGGCAGGACGCGACCCGGCCGCTCCGCACCATGCCAGCCCGCCGCCGGCACACGCGGAGCCGAGGCCCGGCGAAGGAGCCGTCCGCGGCACGAACGCCGCCCGCCCGGGAAGCGGAGGGGCCGTCCGAGGCCTCGGGGGCCGCTTCGCCCTTCGCCGAGGGCCGCGGCACGCAGACGGGCGGTCGCCTTCGGCGCGGGGAGAGCCGGCGCGGAGCCGACGACCGCTCGGCCTTCGGCGTGCCCGGCAAACGCCGCAGGAGGGCGGAGAGCGCCCGGCGAGGAGAGGACGCGCCTTCCGCGCACGGCGAG CTCCTCCTCCGCCGTCCCGCCGACTCCAGCGGCGATGCCCGCCCGCGCCTCCGCGGCCGAGGAAGAGCCGGGCCGAAGAGGAGAGCCCCGGCCGACGCCGCCCGTCCGCCGCCACGAGCGGCCGCTGCCGCCCTGCCGGCCCCCGCTGCAGCAGCACGCGGCGACACGTGGCGGCTCCTGGCGCCCTGCCCGCTGCCGCCACCCACCGCCCGCATCGCGCCCGTCCGCACGGTGTTCTCACCGTGCCACCTGCGGCCTCTCACGGCGCCCAACCTCGCGCCGTGCCCACCGCCGCTGCGGGCTCCCTGGGCCGCCCTGCCTGCCCTTGCCACCCCTGGCTGGCAGTGCCCGTGCTGCTGGGGCCggtggtggctgcagcccctctggccgtgctgcagcccctggcttccttggctgcagcccctcctctggccgtgctgcagcccccggctcccTTCGCAACCCCTCCTctggccgtgctgcagcccccggCTTCCTTCGCAGccgccagcagcccccagcagccccgccTACCAGCAGGGAGATCACGGGCTGGCAGCCCAGAGCGGGCAGTGTGA
- the LOC770702 gene encoding proline-rich protein 36-like isoform X2 yields MPARRRHTRSRGPAKEPSAARTPPAREAEGPSEASGAASPFAEGRGTQTGGRLRRGESRRGADDRSAFGVPGKRRRRAESARRGEDAPSAHGELLLRRPADSSGDARPRLRGRGRAGPKRRAPADAARPPPRAAAAALPAPAAAARGDTWRLLAPCPLPPPTARIAPVRTVFSPCHLRPLTAPNLAPCPPPLRAPWAALPALATPGWQCPCCWGRWWLQPLWPCCSPWLPWLQPLLWPCCSPRLPSQPLLWPCCSPRLPSQPPAAPSSPAYQQGDHGLAAQSGQCEGREESSPGGDQGPVDVDEECEEIEIVVV; encoded by the exons ATGCCAGCCCGCCGCCGGCACACGCGGAGCCGAGGCCCGGCGAAGGAGCCGTCCGCGGCACGAACGCCGCCCGCCCGGGAAGCGGAGGGGCCGTCCGAGGCCTCGGGGGCCGCTTCGCCCTTCGCCGAGGGCCGCGGCACGCAGACGGGCGGTCGCCTTCGGCGCGGGGAGAGCCGGCGCGGAGCCGACGACCGCTCGGCCTTCGGCGTGCCCGGCAAACGCCGCAGGAGGGCGGAGAGCGCCCGGCGAGGAGAGGACGCGCCTTCCGCGCACGGCGAG CTCCTCCTCCGCCGTCCCGCCGACTCCAGCGGCGATGCCCGCCCGCGCCTCCGCGGCCGAGGAAGAGCCGGGCCGAAGAGGAGAGCCCCGGCCGACGCCGCCCGTCCGCCGCCACGAGCGGCCGCTGCCGCCCTGCCGGCCCCCGCTGCAGCAGCACGCGGCGACACGTGGCGGCTCCTGGCGCCCTGCCCGCTGCCGCCACCCACCGCCCGCATCGCGCCCGTCCGCACGGTGTTCTCACCGTGCCACCTGCGGCCTCTCACGGCGCCCAACCTCGCGCCGTGCCCACCGCCGCTGCGGGCTCCCTGGGCCGCCCTGCCTGCCCTTGCCACCCCTGGCTGGCAGTGCCCGTGCTGCTGGGGCCggtggtggctgcagcccctctggccgtgctgcagcccctggcttccttggctgcagcccctcctctggccgtgctgcagcccccggctcccTTCGCAACCCCTCCTctggccgtgctgcagcccccggCTTCCTTCGCAGccgccagcagcccccagcagccccgccTACCAGCAGGGAGATCACGGGCTGGCAGCCCAGAGCGGGCAGTGTGAGGGACGGGAGGAGAGCAGCCCCGGGGGGGATCAGGGGCCGGTAGATGTAGATGAGGAATGTGAGGAGATAGAGATAGTTGTTGTATAG